A window of the Miscanthus floridulus cultivar M001 chromosome 14, ASM1932011v1, whole genome shotgun sequence genome harbors these coding sequences:
- the LOC136505421 gene encoding uncharacterized protein yields the protein MPMAAATRMGGGSAHSPSSSSISLPPWHPVVLVPNQHHQALYDLDLIVAPSPSPSPTTPTTPQRLLPTARRGRKQRRLRPSRKLPTTYISADAASFRRMVHQVTGADDVVYHQATPELLCRPAPAPPSRAALTTTTATLLPTLDTSAFLLGAARGGGGGAPPARPGGACYHGSAVPAAGVPGAALQAEVAEQACGGVRGGGEEYSCSNGSGGGGFPSLESWDDDALF from the coding sequence ATGCCCATGGCCGCCGCCACGCGCATGGGCGGCGGATCCGCccactccccctcctcctcctccatctcgcTGCCACCGTGGCACCCAGTCGTACTTGTACCCAATCAGCACCACCAGGCCCTCTACGACCTGGACCTCATCGTCgcgccgtccccgtccccgtcgccGACAACGCCGACGACCCCGCAGCGCCTCCTCCCCACGGCCCGGCGCGGGCGCAAGCAGCGCCGGCTGCGGCCGTCGCGGAAGCTGCCGACCACCTACATCAGCGCCGACGCCGCCAGCTTCCGCCGCATGGTGCACCAGGTGACCGGCGCCGACGACGTCGTGTATCACCAGGCCACGCCGGAGCTCCTCTGCCGCCCGGCCCCGGCACCGCCCTCCCGCGCTGccctgacgacgacgacggcgactctGCTGCCGACGCTGGACACGTCGGCGTTCCtgctcggcgctgcgcgcgggggcgggggcggagcGCCGCCCGCGCGGCCTGGTGGAGCCTGCTACCACGGCTCCGCGGTGCCGGCGGCGGGGGTTCCGGGTGCCGCTTTGCAGGCGGAGGTGGCGGAGCAGGCCTGTGGCGGTGtacgaggaggaggagaggagtacAGCTGCAGCAacggtagcggcggcggcgggttccCGAGCTTGGAGTCGTGGGATGACGACGCTCTCTTCTAG
- the LOC136505180 gene encoding vacuolar protein sorting 38-like, with the protein MEDPAPSSAAPDPPLHPPPSTLPHPQPPEEEGDGWVLVPASEVEGAHAPKVIHWDDLQQELARLWSLSAALQPAGDRKAHLAARLESALQVRQECLEQDNELAEMRQRLQEHTDRLGDLKLRTKKLSEDVVDQREQLCVKIRTLSVASKALDAAHGNLKEANKLLSGENGCGHLKNLEQKLRMRQQYMIAQVAQIYPVSPLDEQSPDHKPGFTSNITKTRNAESGLPNGSQNRPLVILGLQLSKLSMKKTGYFSDKTEVQKSYTVLGYAAHAVSLIASYLNVPLRYPLRFGGSRSYVLVPAPSVQPSSITSVATSVPPSTSMRTMEFPLFLDSQETTRSAYAIFLLNKDIEQLLNYIGAESLGPRHVLANLRQLTRIIQSQEYTSVD; encoded by the exons ATGGAGGACCCGGCGCCGTCGTCCGCCGCACCTGACCCTCCCCTTCACCCTCCTCCTTCCACGCTCCCGCACCCGCaaccgccggaggaggagggggaCGGCTGGGTGCTCGTGCCGGCCAGCGAGGTCGAGGGGGCCCACGCGCCCAAGGTCATCCACTGGGACGACCTGCAGCAGGAGCTCGCGCGCCTCTGGAGCCTCTCCGCCGCGCTCCAGCCCGCCGGGGATCGCAAGGCGCACCTCGCTGCGCGCCTCGAGTCCGCGCTACAG GTTCGCCAGGAGTGTCTCGAGCAAGACAATGAGTTGGCTGAAATGAGGCAGAGACTGCAAGAGCATACTGATCGTCTGGGGGATCTGAAGCTGCGCACGAAGAAATTGTCGGAGGATGTTGTGGATCAAAGGGAACAGCTTTGTGTCAAGATCAGAACGTTGTCAGTGGCAAGCAAGGCTCTTGACGCTGCCCACGGTAATCTGAAG GAAGCTAATAAATTGCTGTCAGGGGAAAATGGTTGTGGACACCTTAAAAATCTGGAACAGAAGTTACGGATGAGACAGCAATATATGATTGCGCAAGTTGCTCAGATATATCCTGTGAGCCCTTTGGATGAACAATCTCCAGATCACAAGCCTGGATTTACCTCCAACATAACCAAAACAA gAAATGCTGAATCAGGGTTGCCAAATGGGTCCCAAAACAGACCTTTGGTCATATTGGGTCTACAGTTATCAAAGCTTTCTATGAAAAAGACTGGCTACTTTAGTGACAAGACAGAGGTTCAGAAATCTTATACTGTTCTGGGATATGCTGCTCAT GCAGTCTCCCTCATTGCATCGTATCTCAATGTTCCTCTTCGATATCCTTTGCGCTTTGGAGGTTCACGGTCATATGTTCTTGTTCCTGCGCCTTCAGTTCAGCCATCATCTATAACCTCAGTAGCAACTTCTGTCCCTCCTAGCACAAGCATGAGAACAATGGAATTTCCTCTGTTTCTTGACAGCCAGGAGACAACAAGATCAGCATATGCGATATTCTTGTTGAACAAG GATATCGAGCAGCTTCTGAATTACATTGGCGCTGAAAGCCTCGGGCCAAGACATGTCTTAGCAAACCTGAGGCAGCTGACAAGGATCATCCAGTCACAAGAATACACTTCTGTTGATTAG